The following proteins come from a genomic window of Gopherus flavomarginatus isolate rGopFla2 chromosome 22, rGopFla2.mat.asm, whole genome shotgun sequence:
- the PDIK1L gene encoding serine/threonine-protein kinase PDIK1L gives MVSSQPKYDLIREVGRGSYGVVYEAVVRKTSARVAVKKIRCHAPENVELALREFWALSSIKSQHPNVIHLEECILQKDGMVQKMSHGSSSSLYVQLVETSLKGEIAFDPRSAYYLWFVMDFCDGGDMNEYLLSRKPSRKTNTSFMLQLSSALAFLHKNQIIHRDLKPDNILISQSRMDASDLEPTLKVADFGLSKVCSASGQNPEEPVNVNKCFLSTACGTDFYMAPEVWEGHYTAKADIFALGIIIWAMLERITFIDTETKKELLGSYVKQGTEIVPVGEALLENPKMELLIPVKKKSMNAHMKQLIKEMLAANPQDRPDAFELELRLVKIAFKDSNWDT, from the exons ATGGTGAGTAGCCAGCCAAAGTACGATCTAATACGGGAGGTTGGTCGTGGTAGTTACGGTGTGGTGTATGAAGCAGTCGTCAGGAAGACCTCTGCGCGGGTTGCAGTGAAAAAAATTCGGTGTCATGCTCCAGAGAATGTGGAACTAGCTCTACGTGAGTTCTGGGCACTGAGCAGTATCAAGAGCCAGCATCCAAATGTTATCCATCTGGAGGAGTGCATCTTACAGAAAGATGGTATGGTGCAGAAGATGTCACATGGTTCCAGTTCTTCCCTTTATGTACAG CTTGTAGAGACCTCATTAAAAGGAGAAATAGCCTTTGATCCCAGAAGCGCCTATTACCTTTGGTTCGTGATGGATTTCTGTGATGGAGGAGATATGAATGAGTACCTGCTATCGCGAAAGCCCAGTCGCAAGACCAACACCAGTTTCATGCTTCAACTCAGCAGTGCCCTGGCTTTCCTTCACAAAAATCAGATTATCCATCGTGATCTCAAACCTGACAACATTCTGATCTCACAAAGCAGAATGGATGCTAGTGACTTGGAACCCACTCTGAAAGTAGCTGATTTTGGGTTAAGTAAGGTATGTTCAGCTTCAGGACAGAACCCTGAAGAGCCTGTCAACGTAAATAAATGTTTCCTTTCAACAGCATGTGGGACCGACTTCTATATGGCCCCTGAAGTCTGGGAAGGACATTACACTGCAAAAGCAGACATTTTTGCATTGGGGATTATAATTTGGGCAATGTTAGAAAGGATCACCTTCATAGACACTGAGACTAAGAAAGAACTTTTGGGGAGCTATGTGAAGCAAGGGACAGAGATTGTGCCAGTTGGGGAGGCACTTCTAGAAAACCCCAAAATGGAACTTCTCATCCCTGTAAAGAAAAAATCTATGAATGCCCATATGAAGCAGCTGATTAAGGAAATGCTGGCTGCCAACCCACAAGACCGTCCTGATGCTTTTGAACTAGAACTCAGATTAGTCAAAATTGCTTTTAAAGACAGCAACTGGGACACGTGA